A window of Clostridioides sp. ES-S-0010-02 genomic DNA:
TAATGAAGTTAGAATACAATACGGTGGAAGTGTTAAACCTTCAAATGTAGCTGAAATAATGGGTCAAAGTGATATAGATGGAGCTTTAGTAGGTGGAGCTAGTTTAGCTGCTAATGACTATTTAGACCTTGTTAATTTCTAAGGAGTGAAATGATGAAAAAACCAGTTGCTTTAATTATTATGGACGGATTTGGATATAATAAGGAAGTTAAGGGAAATGCAATTGCTGAGTCCAAAACTCCTAATTTAGACAGAATAATGAAAGAATATCCAAACACATTAATAAATGCTAGTGGTCTTGATGTTGGTCTACCTGATGGTCAAATGGGAAATTCAGAAGTTGGCCATACTAATATAGGTGCAGGTAGAATTGTATATCAAGATTTAACTAGAATAACAAAATCTATAAAAGATGGTGATTTTTTTAATAATAAAGTTTTATGTGAAGCTATGGACAATGCAAAAGAACATTCTCTTCATGTAATGGGTCTTTTGTCTGATGGTGGAGTACATTCACATATAGACCATCTTAAAGCTATAATCAAAATGGCAAAAGATAAAGGTGTAGAAAAAGTATATGTTCATGCATTTACTGATGGTAGAGATACTGACCCTCAAAGCGCATTGGAATATGCTAAGGAAGTACAAGCTAGTATGAATGAAATTGGAGTAGGTGAATTTGCTACAGTTTCTGGTAGATACTATGCAATGGATAGAGATAAGAGATGGGAAAGAGTAGAGCTTGCATACAATGCCATGGCTAGAGGTATTGGCGAAAAAGCAACTTCTATTGAAGAAGCTATTCAAAACTCTTATGATAATGGAAAAAATGATGAATTTATAATGCCAACAGTTATTGTTAAAGATGATAAAGCAGTTGGAAGTATAAAAGAAAATGATTCAATTATATTCTTCAATTTCAGACCAGATAGAGCAAGACAAATAACAAGAGCTTTAGTAAGTGAAGAGTTTGATGGATTTAAAAGAGAAGAAATTAAAAACTTCTTTGTATGTTTAACAGAGTACGATATAACTATAAAAGAAGTGCATATAGCATTTGGACCACAATCTTTAACTAATACTCTGGGTGAATATCTTGCGAAAAATGGAAAAACTCAATTAAGAGCTGCTGAAACTGAAAAATATGCGCATGTTACTTTCTTCTTCAATGGTGGAGTAGAAGAGCCAAACAAAGGTGAAGAGAGATTATTAATACCTTCTCCAAAGGTTGCAACTTACGACTTACAACCAGAGATGTCTGCATATGAATTAACAGACAAAGCTTTAGAAAAACTAGGAGAAGATAAGTTTGACTTTATAGTTTTAAACTTTGCAAACCCTGACATGGTAGGTCATACAGGAAATATTGAAGCAGCTATAAAGGCTGTTGAGACTGTAGATACTTGTGTAGGAAAATTAGTAGATAAAATAATAGAGCTAGGTGGAAGTGCAATAATAACTGCTGACCACGGAAATGCTGAATACATGTTAGACCCACAAACAGGAAAGACTGTAACAGCCCACTCTATTAATCCAGTACCATTTGTGGTTGTTGGACAAGAATTTGAAGGTGCAAAATTATTAGACGCAGGAAGATTATCTGATATAGCGCCAACTGTTTTAGATATGATGAAGTTAGAAAAACCAGAAGAAATGACTGGTCATTCACTTATTTCAAAATAGTTAAGCTTAATAAGTATTATCTATTAATCTAGTGCCATTTGAAATTTTTGCTAAAGAATTTGAATATGCAAAATTAGGTGCTAGAAATTGAATTAATAAGTTTATAAATTGAATTGATAAGTAGAATAGTAACTTACAATAAAGTAAACTTAAAAATATTTCAGTCTAAGTGAATTTTATAAAGTTTAAGTAAAATGATGTAAAAAATAATAATTAATATATATTATAAAATCAAAAATTATTAGAATCATTAGTTGTAAATTTTGTGTTTCATGTTTTAAGTTTATCTGTATATTTATGTATTGAAGATTGATTTTGGCTAATAGATAAGTTAAAAATTATAAAAAATAAAATAAAAATAGAAACTTTTACAAATTTACCCATCAAATAAATTTGTATCTAATTTTCAAAAATAACTTTCTGTACTATAATATAATAAGTAGATTAAAACTAGTAGACGGATGTTTACAGTAAATGAAAATTTAACTAATAGAAAAATCGAAGGGAGATATACAAATGTCAGTTATTGAATTAGTATATGCTAGAGAAGTATTAGACTCAAGAGGAAATCCAACTGTAGAAGTTGAAGTAGTATTAGAAGATGGAGCAATGGGAAGAGCAATAGTTCCATCAGGTGCATCTACAGGAGCTTTTGAAGCTGTTGAATTAAGAGATGGAGACAAAGGAAGATACTTAGGAAAAGGTGTAGAAACAGCTGTTGCTAACGTAAATGAAATAATAGCACCAGAAATCGAAGGAATGGATGCATTTGACCAACCAGCTATAGATGCAATGATGATAGAATTAGATGGAACTCCAAACAAAGGTAAATTAGGAGCTAATGCTATATTAGGTGTTTCAATGGCAGTAGCTAGAGCAGCTGCTGATGAAATAGGTTTACCATTATTCCAATACTTAGGTGGAGTAAATGCTAAGCAATTACCTGTTCCAATGATGAACATATTAAATGGTGGAGAACATGCTGATAATAACGTTGATGTTCAAGAGTTCATGATATTACCAGTAGGAGCTTGTTGCTTTAAAGAAGGTTTAAGAATGGGAGCAGAAGTATTCCATTCATTAAAGAAAGTTTTAGGAGAAAAAGGATTAGCTTGTGGTGTAGGTGACGAAGGTGGATTCGCTCCAAACTTAGGTTCAAACAGAGAAGCTTTAGAATTAATAGTTGAAGCTATAACAAAAGCTGGATATAAGCCAGGAGAAGATGTTATGTTAGGACTTGATGTTGCTGCTACAGAAATGTACAATAAAGAAACTAAAAAATACGTTTTAGCTGGAGAAGGAAAAGAATTAACTGCTGCTGAAATGGTTGCTTTATATGAAGATTGGTCAAACAACTTCCCAATAATAACTATAGAAGATGGTTTAGATGAAGAAGATTGGGATGGATGGAAATTATTAACTGAAAAATTAGGAAACAAATTACAATTAGTTGGAGATGACTTATTTGTTACTAATACAGAAAGATTAGAAAAAGGAATTGAAAATGGAGTAGCTAACTCTATATTAGTTAAAGTTAACCAAATAGGTACAATAACTGAAACTCTAGATGCAATAGAAATGGCTAAGAGAGCAGGGTACACTGCTGTTATATCTCATAGATCAGGAGAAACTGAAGATTCTACTATAGCAGATTTAGCTGTTGCAGTAAATGCTGGACAAATAAAAACTGGTGCTCCATCAAGAACTGATAGAGTTGCTAAATACAACCAATTATTAAGAATAGAAGAAATGGTTGGAGAGCAAGCTAGATACTGTGGATTAAAATCTTTCTATAACTTAAAAAAATAGTTTTTAAGGATTAAAAAGATAGTATAAAAGATTTTAAGTTTATCTTATAAGAGATAAATGGGATAAGTGTTAATTGATTTTTCAAAGCACTTATCCCTTTTTATATGTAAGCCATTTTTATTAGGAAAATAAATAAAAGCTTTGAAATAATTGCTATAATTAAAAACTATAGATATATTTTGATGGCTTTTGATATCAGTTTTGTTTGTGATTTATAACATAATAGTCTTGAAATGGCTATATTATTGTGATACACTAAAGAGTAATGAAATTTAAGTAATAGAAAGATAGGAGGGGCAAGAATGGGCAACATTTTAATGGGTGTGCAAGTAGTACTAGGGATTTTACTAGTAATTAGCATAATGCCTCAAGATTCTAAGAATGCTTTACCTTCAGAGTTTGGTGGAGAAGGAAGTCAAGCTTACTTTAAACCAAAAGGAAAACAAGCATTTCTTGCTAGAGTTACAAAAATAACAGCAGTATTATTTTTTATAAATGCATTGGCACTACTTATAGTTAAGAAGTAGTGGTATTGTTGAATAACTGGCCATTATTTAATTAGTGCATTTTGGTTACATTTAAAAATTAAATTTAGTTTTTAATAAAAGTACGTCAACATAAAAAAGTACGTAAAATAAAAGCTGGACTAATGATTTTATATTATTGGTCCAGTTTTTATTTTATGAATTGAGTCAGATATTTATAAAATAAATTTTTGATATATCTATTTTTGTTATATAGTTTTTAATATCTAGCTTTTGATATATCTAATTTTTAATCATTCTAGTATGCACAATCAACTTGATAATTTGCAAAATAGATACCATACTAAGCATCATTATTAAAAAAAAGTAGGAACTGTTAGTATATTGTGTATTTGTTAATATAAACTTTAATAAAAGAGTGTTGATTATTATTGTTAAAAGACCCATTAATTTACCAAATAAATTATAGCTCTTTTTTAAAATAGTGTTTTGAATTAGCAGTATAATTGCAATTATAGTAAAAACGATAAGAATAGCTATTAGAGCTATTTTAAGTGATTCAATAGGATAATCTCTTTCAAAGTTTCTGTTAGTGTATGTTACCCACCTATGCATTCCCATTCTTGTATTTGCATATTTTTCAAAAACCTTACATCCTATTAGAAAAGCAATTTGAAATAGTATTGTAATACTATAGAGTGTTTTCTTCATTAGTATTTCTCCTTATTATATTAAATTATAGACAAACTAAAAATATTATATTGATTTATATTATAATGTTTACTACTAAAATATTATAATATAAATCAATATAATTTAATAGTAAGATATAAATAGAATGCTGTATAGAAATTTTGTATAAAAAGTAAGATGAAGTATAGATATTTTGTATAGCCAACATTATGTATAAGCTGTAGAATTATTGAATAGAAAAAAGCTATATGATATACTTTTTAGATGAAAACTAGATAAGATGG
This region includes:
- the secG gene encoding preprotein translocase subunit SecG, which produces MGNILMGVQVVLGILLVISIMPQDSKNALPSEFGGEGSQAYFKPKGKQAFLARVTKITAVLFFINALALLIVKK
- a CDS encoding 2,3-bisphosphoglycerate-independent phosphoglycerate mutase, producing the protein MMKKPVALIIMDGFGYNKEVKGNAIAESKTPNLDRIMKEYPNTLINASGLDVGLPDGQMGNSEVGHTNIGAGRIVYQDLTRITKSIKDGDFFNNKVLCEAMDNAKEHSLHVMGLLSDGGVHSHIDHLKAIIKMAKDKGVEKVYVHAFTDGRDTDPQSALEYAKEVQASMNEIGVGEFATVSGRYYAMDRDKRWERVELAYNAMARGIGEKATSIEEAIQNSYDNGKNDEFIMPTVIVKDDKAVGSIKENDSIIFFNFRPDRARQITRALVSEEFDGFKREEIKNFFVCLTEYDITIKEVHIAFGPQSLTNTLGEYLAKNGKTQLRAAETEKYAHVTFFFNGGVEEPNKGEERLLIPSPKVATYDLQPEMSAYELTDKALEKLGEDKFDFIVLNFANPDMVGHTGNIEAAIKAVETVDTCVGKLVDKIIELGGSAIITADHGNAEYMLDPQTGKTVTAHSINPVPFVVVGQEFEGAKLLDAGRLSDIAPTVLDMMKLEKPEEMTGHSLISK
- the eno gene encoding phosphopyruvate hydratase, producing MSVIELVYAREVLDSRGNPTVEVEVVLEDGAMGRAIVPSGASTGAFEAVELRDGDKGRYLGKGVETAVANVNEIIAPEIEGMDAFDQPAIDAMMIELDGTPNKGKLGANAILGVSMAVARAAADEIGLPLFQYLGGVNAKQLPVPMMNILNGGEHADNNVDVQEFMILPVGACCFKEGLRMGAEVFHSLKKVLGEKGLACGVGDEGGFAPNLGSNREALELIVEAITKAGYKPGEDVMLGLDVAATEMYNKETKKYVLAGEGKELTAAEMVALYEDWSNNFPIITIEDGLDEEDWDGWKLLTEKLGNKLQLVGDDLFVTNTERLEKGIENGVANSILVKVNQIGTITETLDAIEMAKRAGYTAVISHRSGETEDSTIADLAVAVNAGQIKTGAPSRTDRVAKYNQLLRIEEMVGEQARYCGLKSFYNLKK